One genomic window of Caldivirga maquilingensis IC-167 includes the following:
- a CDS encoding Gfo/Idh/MocA family protein — protein MPSKLGVGVVGLGAIGVVHARALKELEQETGWIKLTAVVDQIKARADEIGRQLGAKAYYTLDELVKDPDVDVVTIATPSYLHAPQAIYAMEYHKHVIVEKPMAVTLAGAREMVMKAERNHVKLGVVFQERYAPDIIKAKSIISSGGLGKVFLVEAKMMWWRDERNYYNRDELARSWRGMWETEGGGALTNQGIHTVDLMYWFGGEVSDVMGFYVNASHPTITVEDTAAAVLKYRSGALGSLAASVSTQPSDFQFRVIRVYGTEGQLEINDRVMTLLATNQGGVQRISPEAKRDTLTQTENLHKTLLRDFLNALRDDKDFPINGYEGMKSLEVIKAIYLSSNTGQAIKLPLNQVYVV, from the coding sequence ATGCCCAGTAAACTAGGTGTTGGTGTCGTTGGACTAGGGGCAATTGGTGTGGTTCATGCGAGAGCCTTAAAGGAACTGGAGCAGGAGACTGGGTGGATTAAGCTCACTGCGGTTGTTGATCAAATTAAGGCTAGGGCTGATGAAATTGGTAGACAACTTGGGGCTAAGGCGTACTACACGTTGGATGAATTAGTGAAGGACCCTGATGTTGATGTAGTCACCATAGCCACCCCCTCATACCTGCACGCCCCCCAAGCCATATACGCAATGGAGTATCATAAACATGTGATAGTTGAGAAGCCAATGGCAGTTACACTTGCCGGGGCTAGGGAAATGGTGATGAAGGCTGAGAGGAATCACGTTAAGCTTGGTGTAGTCTTCCAGGAGAGGTACGCGCCCGATATTATTAAGGCTAAGTCAATAATCAGTAGTGGGGGTTTAGGTAAGGTGTTTCTGGTTGAGGCTAAAATGATGTGGTGGAGGGATGAGAGGAATTACTACAATAGGGATGAATTAGCCAGGAGTTGGAGAGGAATGTGGGAGACTGAGGGTGGGGGTGCCTTAACTAACCAGGGTATTCACACAGTGGACCTAATGTACTGGTTCGGTGGGGAGGTGAGCGATGTCATGGGTTTCTACGTAAATGCCTCACACCCAACAATAACAGTGGAGGATACCGCCGCTGCGGTTTTAAAGTATAGGAGTGGGGCCTTGGGTTCACTGGCGGCTTCAGTGTCAACTCAGCCAAGTGACTTCCAATTCAGGGTAATTAGGGTTTATGGGACTGAGGGGCAGTTGGAGATAAATGATAGGGTAATGACATTACTAGCAACAAACCAGGGTGGGGTTCAGAGAATTAGTCCTGAGGCTAAGAGGGATACCTTAACCCAGACTGAGAACCTTCATAAGACCCTCCTAAGGGACTTCCTCAACGCGCTACGTGATGACAAGGACTTTCCAATAAATGGTTATGAAGGTATGAAGAGCCTTGAGGTAATTAAGGCAATATACTTATCATCAAACACAGGTCAAGCCATTAAACTACCGCTTAACCAGGTGTACGTGGTATGA
- a CDS encoding sugar phosphate isomerase/epimerase family protein, with product MKLAFTSLAYPELTLSEVLERVRRFGFDGLELRVAEDGQHLKPIYPVPKQDYELIKSSGIKLSNLAGYASFAMPNEQERARNEETLRTLILIARELEATGVRVYGGRVTDDVEKAAERIITSLNRVVKFAEDNGVVIMMETHDDWVKANNLRRLLNGLDEGIGILLDFANVVAAGENLDNVLELVKGRVRHVHVKNFKLINGKIRYTTPDDPAGLVPIKRVVDYLRGIGFNGYLSVEWEKKWHPELEPADEVLPKYLSYLRSIINA from the coding sequence ATGAAGCTAGCCTTCACCAGCCTAGCCTACCCTGAATTAACGCTAAGTGAGGTTCTTGAGAGAGTTAGGAGGTTTGGCTTTGATGGACTTGAGTTAAGGGTTGCTGAGGATGGACAACACTTGAAGCCAATATACCCAGTACCTAAGCAGGATTACGAGTTAATTAAATCCTCAGGAATCAAGTTAAGTAACCTAGCCGGCTACGCCTCCTTCGCCATGCCTAATGAACAGGAGAGGGCTAGGAATGAGGAAACCCTGAGGACACTCATATTAATTGCCAGGGAATTAGAGGCCACTGGGGTTAGGGTTTACGGGGGTAGGGTTACTGATGATGTTGAAAAGGCCGCTGAGAGAATAATTACTTCACTTAATAGGGTTGTCAAGTTCGCTGAGGATAATGGAGTTGTCATAATGATGGAGACCCATGATGACTGGGTTAAGGCAAATAACCTCAGGAGGCTTCTCAATGGTCTTGATGAGGGCATAGGTATTTTACTCGACTTCGCCAACGTGGTTGCAGCTGGGGAGAATCTTGATAATGTCCTTGAGTTGGTTAAGGGGAGGGTAAGGCATGTTCATGTTAAGAACTTTAAACTAATTAACGGTAAGATCAGGTACACTACACCAGATGACCCAGCTGGATTAGTGCCGATTAAGAGGGTGGTTGATTACTTAAGGGGTATTGGCTTCAACGGCTACTTATCGGTTGAGTGGGAGAAGAAGTGGCACCCTGAATTAGAGCCTGCCGATGAAGTGCTACCCAAGTACCTAAGCTACCTGAGGAGTATAATTAACGCCTAA
- a CDS encoding NAD(+)/NADH kinase has translation MRVGVYVGVPYGIDSVRQFLSKLISLTQGVQWLSVDDSVETLSRLEDSNVDMVIVFGGDGSLLRFIHTHPELMGKPILHVGAGRINFLSEVLVTEEPSSVLRVFKGDYYIDERELLSASFSNSKCYALNEIVVRCTDPGRMATISVTEEYGEELMSGRMDGLIVATPTGSTAYSLALGGPVVDYRVKSKLIVPIAPFSRTLVPIVHPYDVKIRVTSMDESYVICDGFIKGKAVNLLIEPWPERVKLVRLRRIMMYEKLRTRLLRP, from the coding sequence ATGAGGGTTGGTGTTTACGTTGGAGTACCATACGGCATAGACTCCGTTAGGCAATTCCTAAGTAAGCTTATTTCATTGACTCAGGGGGTTCAATGGCTTTCAGTGGATGATTCAGTGGAGACATTAAGTAGACTAGAGGATAGTAACGTGGACATGGTCATTGTGTTTGGTGGTGATGGATCATTACTAAGATTCATCCACACTCACCCTGAGTTAATGGGGAAACCTATACTTCACGTTGGGGCAGGTAGAATCAACTTCCTAAGTGAAGTATTAGTAACTGAGGAACCCTCCAGTGTCTTGAGGGTATTTAAGGGTGACTACTACATTGATGAAAGGGAGCTGCTATCAGCCTCATTTAGTAATTCAAAATGCTATGCGTTAAATGAAATAGTGGTTAGGTGCACTGATCCTGGGCGTATGGCTACAATAAGCGTCACTGAGGAGTATGGTGAGGAATTAATGAGCGGTAGAATGGATGGTTTAATAGTGGCTACACCAACAGGCTCAACAGCGTACAGCCTAGCATTAGGTGGACCTGTGGTGGATTATAGGGTTAAGTCTAAGTTAATAGTACCCATAGCGCCATTCTCAAGAACCCTCGTACCAATAGTTCACCCATATGATGTTAAGATTAGGGTAACTTCAATGGATGAATCCTACGTTATTTGTGACGGATTTATAAAGGGTAAGGCAGTGAACCTACTGATTGAGCCATGGCCAGAGAGGGTGAAGCTAGTGAGGTTAAGGAGAATCATGATGTACGAGAAGCTGAGGACAAGGCTACTAAGGCCATGA
- a CDS encoding STT3 domain-containing protein, with product MVKAGGGKRGSAAKAPTKTRVSLTDAELRELRSTQWFGLLAALAAAFTAGLYIRLYPAFLWGNYINEFDPYIRYYLTEFMLKMGVVKGIEWWLSGGLINGNLYINTHFWYPWGINWATTLSPGVSFTGLILYDILVKHLHLHLTLLSIAVYTPGIVNALSVLSMYYLGSRFGGRYVGLLTALMTAFSLIFLQRGEASWYADATLFQFIAPLGMALFIEALRQRNWIPYAVLAAVVNGSLVWFWGSFTFVLNAYGAYAILLSIYVLYRLYRGRVIPLRITDGISVDPVNALGTYTLTYLGFAAFLAMTPRYKLHAVLSLGALGTLAALLAVVAIIVVLLERFGARKLVTASKYIIAAAVVFLVIILALALSGVSVLIHIPGGKYLAALFPTARSALVQSVAEHSPSTAHQLLSTTGYTLPFEIAGLTYALSTVDVAGLLLSITSVLSVYFASSEAWLTMLMFAWLPVAAYGLYLVIRFVARRGIDVIGLLTVAVVTALFAISVVVIAQSGVPIAAAPQQIVSTTEPAIPSSDWLDALYWIQYNTPHNSVLASWWDYGYWLAIMGNRTSLADNSTVNGTQIKLIATAFTSTNVTESLKLLRSVGADYVVVFLPYYPFPITVPSPMSALSVGSSSQSMLALCALYPEYPTGGDFVKSYWMSTISGNSPEYTNTHILSAAEIISSTPSGGTATYNLYVPLTNTTLYRLLFDLEAPAYSITVDQCLTQIRTTTSATPLTLPLWLFNTWPTYSQSSSSSSAVHLVLTFQPILGQSLVPPPFVGTNTTLLNQLYFTWFYGNWLISPPGFQLVYVSRPYGWVLVYKINYSVLKS from the coding sequence ATGGTTAAGGCAGGGGGAGGGAAGAGAGGTAGTGCCGCTAAGGCGCCAACTAAGACTAGGGTAAGCCTCACTGATGCCGAGTTGAGGGAATTAAGGTCAACTCAGTGGTTTGGCTTATTGGCAGCATTAGCCGCAGCCTTCACTGCTGGGCTTTACATTAGGCTTTACCCAGCATTCCTATGGGGTAATTACATTAATGAGTTTGACCCATACATTAGATACTACTTAACGGAATTCATGCTTAAAATGGGGGTGGTTAAGGGTATTGAATGGTGGCTCAGCGGGGGTTTAATTAATGGTAACCTTTACATAAACACCCATTTCTGGTACCCATGGGGGATTAATTGGGCTACAACCCTATCCCCAGGCGTATCCTTCACTGGACTAATACTTTACGATATCTTGGTTAAGCACCTACACCTTCACTTAACCCTACTATCAATAGCCGTCTACACACCGGGTATAGTGAATGCCTTATCCGTCTTATCCATGTATTACCTGGGTTCAAGGTTCGGAGGCAGGTACGTGGGTCTTTTAACCGCATTAATGACTGCCTTCTCCCTAATATTCCTACAGAGGGGTGAGGCCAGTTGGTACGCTGATGCAACCCTGTTTCAATTCATAGCACCACTGGGCATGGCTCTATTCATTGAGGCACTTAGGCAGAGGAATTGGATACCCTACGCGGTCTTAGCCGCTGTGGTGAATGGTTCACTAGTATGGTTCTGGGGTTCATTCACCTTCGTGTTGAACGCATATGGTGCATACGCCATACTACTCTCCATATATGTGCTTTACAGGCTTTATAGAGGTAGGGTTATTCCACTCCGCATTACTGACGGTATCTCAGTTGACCCAGTGAATGCACTAGGCACCTACACGTTAACTTACCTTGGCTTCGCAGCCTTCCTAGCCATGACGCCGAGGTATAAGTTGCATGCAGTACTTAGTCTTGGTGCATTAGGTACTTTAGCGGCTTTACTGGCTGTTGTGGCGATTATAGTTGTTCTGCTGGAGAGGTTTGGTGCACGTAAACTAGTTACCGCATCCAAGTACATTATAGCTGCCGCAGTGGTGTTCCTTGTGATTATTCTTGCCTTAGCCCTATCCGGTGTTTCAGTCCTCATACATATACCTGGTGGTAAGTACTTGGCTGCCTTATTCCCAACAGCCCGCAGTGCCTTGGTTCAAAGCGTCGCTGAGCATTCCCCATCAACGGCTCATCAATTACTCTCAACAACAGGTTATACCCTTCCCTTCGAGATTGCTGGCTTAACGTACGCCTTATCCACGGTTGACGTGGCTGGCTTACTGTTATCCATTACGTCAGTCTTATCAGTATACTTCGCCTCCAGTGAGGCTTGGTTAACAATGCTCATGTTTGCCTGGCTCCCCGTGGCCGCCTACGGCCTCTACCTGGTAATTAGGTTCGTGGCTAGACGTGGTATTGATGTTATTGGGCTACTGACCGTGGCCGTTGTGACTGCGTTATTCGCAATATCGGTTGTAGTTATTGCTCAATCAGGTGTACCTATTGCTGCTGCGCCTCAGCAGATTGTCTCAACCACTGAGCCTGCAATACCATCCAGTGACTGGCTTGATGCACTCTACTGGATTCAATACAATACTCCTCATAATTCAGTCCTAGCCTCCTGGTGGGATTACGGTTACTGGTTGGCGATAATGGGTAATAGGACTAGCTTGGCCGATAACTCAACGGTTAATGGTACTCAGATTAAGCTCATAGCCACCGCCTTCACGTCAACTAATGTAACCGAATCCCTTAAGTTACTGCGTAGTGTTGGTGCTGATTACGTTGTTGTCTTCCTACCATACTACCCATTCCCCATAACCGTCCCCTCACCCATGTCAGCGTTAAGCGTTGGCTCATCATCCCAAAGCATGTTAGCCCTCTGCGCCCTCTACCCAGAGTACCCTACTGGTGGTGATTTCGTTAAGAGCTACTGGATGAGCACAATATCCGGTAATTCACCAGAATACACCAACACCCACATACTCAGTGCCGCTGAGATAATCAGTAGTACACCCAGTGGTGGAACAGCTACATATAACCTGTACGTACCCTTAACCAACACCACGCTTTACCGTCTCCTCTTTGACTTAGAGGCCCCAGCATACTCAATTACCGTTGACCAGTGCTTGACTCAGATAAGGACAACCACGTCGGCGACACCATTAACACTACCCCTGTGGTTATTCAATACTTGGCCAACCTACTCTCAGTCATCATCCTCATCCTCTGCAGTTCACCTAGTATTGACATTCCAGCCGATACTAGGTCAAAGCCTAGTACCGCCTCCGTTTGTTGGCACTAACACTACTCTGTTGAATCAGCTTTACTTCACATGGTTCTACGGTAATTGGTTAATTTCACCGCCAGGCTTCCAGTTGGTTTACGTTTCAAGGCCATATGGATGGGTATTGGTGTATAAGATCAATTACTCAGTGCTTAAAAGCTAA
- a CDS encoding electron transfer flavoprotein subunit alpha/FixB family protein — MILVILDQETLSILGLAQEMMEATGLTMNAILLGSGEGINLSNYGVSKVYIINNSRLIDPAPLARFISSNFKEAKYIVMPDNKAYRSLSGYLSGLMNTPVVINPTDVKPPSFRVNALGNRAIEELETQPPVIIVAQATRFKPKQYAQGNVVTVTNVSIEPGSLTLINVEGKSTSNVRIEEADVIVTVGRGFRSKDDLRLAIELAEALGAQLGCSRPLAADLKWLSEDHWVGLSGHKVKPRLYIAVGVSGQPQHLAGMMESGIVVVINNDRNAPFFKYCDYGVVEDLYRFLPVLTRKIRERRR, encoded by the coding sequence ATGATCCTGGTGATCCTTGATCAAGAGACATTAAGCATCCTAGGCCTAGCCCAGGAAATGATGGAGGCCACAGGCTTAACGATGAATGCAATCCTCCTAGGTAGCGGTGAAGGAATTAACCTAAGTAATTATGGTGTGTCAAAGGTATACATTATTAATAACAGTAGGTTAATTGACCCAGCTCCATTAGCCAGATTCATTTCAAGTAATTTTAAGGAAGCCAAATACATAGTAATGCCGGATAATAAGGCATATAGGTCACTTAGCGGTTACTTAAGTGGATTAATGAATACACCAGTTGTAATTAACCCCACTGACGTTAAGCCACCTTCATTCAGAGTTAATGCACTTGGTAATAGGGCTATTGAGGAATTGGAGACTCAACCACCGGTAATAATCGTTGCTCAAGCTACTAGGTTTAAGCCTAAGCAGTATGCCCAAGGTAATGTAGTCACTGTCACTAATGTAAGCATTGAGCCTGGTTCATTAACGCTAATTAATGTTGAAGGTAAGTCAACAAGTAACGTTAGGATTGAGGAGGCTGATGTAATAGTGACTGTGGGTAGGGGGTTTAGGAGTAAAGATGACTTAAGGCTTGCCATTGAGTTAGCTGAGGCCTTAGGTGCTCAACTGGGTTGCTCAAGGCCATTGGCGGCTGACCTTAAGTGGCTGAGTGAGGATCATTGGGTTGGGTTAAGTGGACATAAGGTTAAGCCAAGATTATACATAGCGGTTGGGGTAAGTGGGCAACCACAGCACTTAGCAGGCATGATGGAGTCAGGTATAGTGGTTGTGATTAATAATGATAGGAACGCCCCCTTCTTCAAGTACTGCGACTACGGTGTTGTCGAGGACTTATACAGGTTCCTCCCAGTCTTAACAAGGAAGATTAGGGAGAGGAGGCGTTGA
- a CDS encoding electron transfer flavoprotein subunit beta/FixA family protein, which yields MRVWALVKLSLDTSQLRFSGDRVLIEETPLRINDVDRNAVEEAVRLKEKGIAKQVSILTVLKYPPLKDRVKEADGLIRQLLAMGADEAYVIADDALIQTDPMATSIVASELLKANGYDLVITGEASIDGYSSQVPAMIAARLGIPVVTYVKELKVDNGVVTVRRDLDNETQVVGSKVPLVVSVTREINTPRIPTVIQIRLAVKKPIKLLTLNDIGVRINKVVNVKGIKAIQVSRRGIIIDSGSVEEKADKLIEYLIKDNALR from the coding sequence ATGAGGGTTTGGGCCCTGGTTAAGCTATCCCTAGACACGTCCCAGCTTAGGTTCAGTGGGGATAGGGTTCTAATTGAGGAAACACCCTTGAGGATAAATGATGTTGATAGGAATGCCGTTGAGGAGGCTGTGAGACTTAAGGAAAAGGGTATTGCTAAACAAGTAAGCATACTTACAGTGCTCAAGTACCCTCCACTCAAGGATAGGGTTAAGGAGGCTGATGGGTTAATTAGGCAGTTACTAGCCATGGGGGCTGATGAAGCCTACGTGATTGCTGATGATGCCTTAATCCAAACGGACCCAATGGCAACATCCATAGTAGCCTCAGAGTTACTTAAGGCCAATGGCTACGACCTAGTAATCACTGGTGAAGCATCAATTGATGGTTACAGTAGCCAGGTTCCAGCAATGATTGCAGCTAGGTTAGGTATACCAGTGGTAACCTACGTTAAGGAACTTAAGGTTGATAATGGCGTCGTAACGGTTAGGAGGGATTTAGATAATGAAACCCAGGTTGTGGGTTCAAAGGTACCACTGGTGGTTTCAGTAACAAGGGAGATTAACACACCTAGAATACCCACTGTTATTCAAATAAGATTAGCTGTCAAAAAGCCTATTAAGTTACTGACGCTTAATGACATTGGCGTAAGGATTAATAAGGTAGTTAACGTTAAGGGTATTAAGGCTATTCAAGTAAGTAGGAGAGGTATTATTATTGATTCAGGCAGTGTTGAGGAGAAGGCTGATAAACTCATTGAATACTTAATTAAGGATAATGCTTTGAGGTGA
- a CDS encoding carboxypeptidase M32 gives MLNVNDSRVKEILKKYEPIWALDHALALMGWDLETYMPRSGVEYRGFATSQLMLMRQKLMLELEGLVNSVDEGGLNDYEKGIIRVLRHELKFYTKIPPSLIEELSKTTTKASVVWREAKAKADFNMFKPHLGKIIELTRQVADKLGYSGHPYNALLDLYEENLTVNDLDPLFNRLVGGIRQLMNRIDRGVYPIKHELEETKYNVDEMRIINEEVAFNVLGMPRERFRIDTSAHPFTVGVAPGDVRITTRYEGVDFKATLFSVIHESGHALYELQIDESLAYTPLARGASTGFHESQSRFMENVVGRSRYFVRLIYPILKSRLSILGKFNEDDVYGYFNVVRPSLIRVDADEVTYNLHIAVRYELEKKILEGSMEVGDLPEAWNTLMENYLGVRPRNDSEGVLQDIHWSQGSIGYFPTYTLGNVIAAIILSRIEKELDFRNLVEHGHLDPIKDWLRDRIHKWGAVYEPKELLRRSLNEGYNPEHLLNYLESKYVKQTY, from the coding sequence ATGCTAAACGTGAATGACAGTAGGGTTAAGGAGATACTGAAGAAGTATGAACCAATCTGGGCCCTTGACCACGCATTAGCGTTAATGGGTTGGGATCTTGAAACCTACATGCCCAGGAGCGGTGTTGAGTATAGGGGTTTTGCAACATCTCAATTAATGCTGATGAGGCAGAAGCTGATGCTTGAGTTAGAGGGCTTAGTTAATAGTGTGGATGAGGGGGGATTGAATGATTATGAAAAAGGCATTATAAGGGTGCTTAGGCATGAGTTAAAGTTCTACACTAAAATTCCACCAAGCCTAATAGAGGAGTTAAGTAAAACCACAACTAAGGCTTCAGTGGTTTGGAGAGAGGCTAAGGCTAAGGCAGACTTCAACATGTTTAAACCCCACTTAGGTAAAATAATTGAATTAACAAGGCAGGTCGCGGATAAATTAGGCTACAGTGGCCATCCCTACAACGCGTTGCTTGACCTTTACGAGGAGAATTTAACCGTCAATGACCTGGACCCCCTCTTTAATAGGCTTGTCGGGGGCATTAGGCAGTTGATGAATAGGATTGATAGGGGAGTTTACCCTATTAAGCATGAGTTGGAGGAAACTAAGTATAATGTTGATGAGATGAGGATTATTAATGAGGAAGTGGCCTTCAATGTGCTTGGAATGCCGAGGGAGAGGTTCAGGATAGATACCTCAGCCCACCCCTTCACAGTAGGTGTAGCTCCAGGAGATGTTAGGATAACCACTAGGTATGAGGGGGTTGACTTTAAGGCGACATTATTCTCAGTAATACATGAGTCAGGGCATGCACTCTACGAGCTTCAAATAGACGAGTCCCTAGCCTACACACCACTGGCCAGGGGTGCTTCAACTGGTTTTCATGAGTCTCAGTCAAGGTTCATGGAGAATGTGGTTGGTAGGAGCAGGTATTTCGTTAGGTTAATTTACCCAATCCTTAAGTCAAGGTTAAGCATACTTGGGAAGTTTAATGAGGATGATGTATACGGTTACTTCAATGTTGTTAGGCCAAGTTTAATAAGGGTTGATGCCGATGAGGTAACGTACAACCTCCATATTGCCGTTAGGTATGAGTTAGAGAAGAAAATACTTGAGGGATCCATGGAGGTAGGCGACTTACCTGAGGCTTGGAACACGTTAATGGAGAACTACCTAGGTGTGAGACCGAGGAATGATAGTGAGGGGGTTTTACAGGACATTCACTGGAGCCAGGGTTCAATAGGCTACTTCCCAACCTACACCCTCGGTAACGTGATTGCGGCAATAATACTGAGTAGGATTGAGAAGGAACTTGATTTCAGGAACTTGGTGGAGCATGGGCACCTGGATCCAATTAAGGATTGGTTAAGGGATAGGATACACAAGTGGGGTGCTGTGTATGAGCCTAAGGAGCTTTTGAGGAGGAGCCTAAATGAGGGATACAACCCAGAGCACCTACTTAATTACCTGGAAAGCAAGTACGTTAAGCAAACCTACTGA
- the cobB gene encoding NAD-dependent protein deacetylase encodes MGNGECLEGGRKAAVILTSSRHAIAFTGAGISTESGIPDFRGPQGLWRRFDPALASIDYLNTDPKGFWEFYIERFRVLNNARPNKAHLALAELEKLGIIKYVITQNIDNLHQSAGSINVIELHGNYTTVYCMRCKTQYPFTLALRKYEEGENPPRCPKCGGILRPNVVLFGEPVNEINRALEIAALSDVALVVGSSLTVYPAAYVPLVVKEHGGRLIIINLEPTDYDDYADVVLHCSASEALDLVLNEVKGIMAAGN; translated from the coding sequence ATGGGTAATGGGGAATGCTTAGAAGGTGGTAGGAAGGCTGCAGTGATACTTACTAGCAGTAGACATGCGATAGCATTCACTGGCGCTGGTATAAGTACTGAAAGCGGTATACCAGACTTCAGGGGTCCTCAGGGTCTTTGGAGGAGGTTTGACCCAGCATTAGCATCCATTGATTACCTAAACACCGATCCCAAGGGCTTCTGGGAATTCTACATTGAGAGGTTCCGTGTACTTAATAATGCGAGACCCAATAAGGCTCACCTAGCGTTAGCTGAATTGGAGAAGCTAGGTATTATTAAGTACGTGATAACTCAGAACATTGATAATCTTCATCAATCAGCGGGATCAATCAATGTAATCGAGCTTCACGGTAACTACACAACCGTGTACTGCATGAGATGTAAGACCCAGTACCCGTTTACATTAGCCTTAAGAAAGTATGAGGAGGGTGAGAATCCTCCAAGGTGCCCAAAATGCGGTGGAATCCTTAGACCCAATGTGGTTCTCTTCGGTGAACCAGTTAATGAGATTAATAGGGCTCTTGAGATAGCTGCCTTAAGTGACGTAGCCCTGGTGGTTGGTTCATCATTAACGGTGTATCCTGCAGCCTACGTACCCCTCGTGGTTAAGGAGCATGGTGGTAGATTAATAATCATTAACCTGGAACCCACTGATTACGATGACTACGCGGACGTGGTGCTGCATTGCAGTGCCTCGGAGGCATTAGACCTAGTACTTAATGAGGTTAAAGGCATTATGGCGGCAGGTAATTAA
- a CDS encoding SGNH/GDSL hydrolase family protein, which yields MVKPTFNAGDKLVFIGDSITDSGRRDAAPPLGNGYVAFFKDIVDSQHPELMLNVINKGISGNTIRDLKERWEDDVISLKPRLVSVLIGINDAHRFLGGDLGLSPDDYYKMYSEVLDLTIKRINPVILLIAPFYVSKANELDTFRRKVLQLVSEYVKRVERLSAEYSTLFINLHEEFQARLSYIEPEALAPDAVHPTRKGHMLIALKIYDKLLS from the coding sequence ATGGTTAAGCCCACTTTTAATGCAGGTGATAAGTTAGTCTTCATAGGTGATAGTATAACTGATAGTGGTAGGAGGGATGCAGCTCCTCCTCTGGGTAATGGTTATGTAGCCTTCTTTAAGGATATTGTTGATTCACAGCACCCTGAACTAATGCTTAATGTAATTAATAAAGGTATTAGCGGTAATACTATACGTGACCTTAAGGAGAGGTGGGAGGATGATGTGATTTCACTTAAGCCGAGGCTTGTTTCAGTGCTAATAGGTATTAATGATGCCCACAGGTTCCTGGGGGGTGACTTAGGGTTATCTCCTGATGATTACTATAAAATGTACAGTGAGGTGCTTGACTTAACAATTAAGAGAATTAACCCGGTGATACTGTTGATTGCGCCATTCTATGTGAGTAAGGCTAATGAGTTAGACACCTTTAGGAGGAAGGTGCTTCAACTGGTATCCGAGTACGTTAAGAGGGTTGAGAGGCTTAGCGCCGAGTACTCGACACTATTCATTAATCTTCATGAGGAGTTTCAAGCGAGGTTAAGTTACATTGAGCCTGAGGCTCTAGCCCCTGATGCAGTTCACCCAACTAGGAAGGGGCACATGCTCATTGCGTTAAAGATCTATGATAAGCTTCTTAGTTAA